Proteins found in one Borreliella valaisiana VS116 genomic segment:
- the pyrG gene encoding glutamine hydrolyzing CTP synthase, producing the protein MKKNLKILVITGGVISGIGKGVTSASIARLFRYNFKVTPIKCDGYLNTDPGTINPVEHGEVFVLDDGGEVDMDFGHYERFLNLNAKSSWNITMGKIYKKILENEREGKYLGRTVQLIPHVTDEIKSAIFQIASFENSDMLIIEIGGTVGDMENILFIETVRQIRHEIGSSNISFIHLTYVPSPTGINEQKSKPTQQSVKTLNKAGIFPDLIIARSSQVLTDQIRKKVAMFCNVESTSIIDNVDVSTIYEIPISFYKQGVHEILSSKLNIKVDPKIEELSKLVEVIKSNFFMPKKIINIAICGKYAKLDDSYASIRESLVHVAANLDLLIKSTLIDSNDLNENCLKGFDGIIVPGGFGGRGYEGKIIAIKYARENNIPFLGICLGLQLAIIEFARNVCGILDADTEENLEKDKPLKNPVIHLLPEQKGIKDKGATMRLGGYPVILKKNTMAFKLYGQDRIIERFRHRYEVNNDYIDLFEKNGLVVSGFSSDFKIAKLIEIPKNKFFLACQFHPELITRIENPAKLFLGLIKACI; encoded by the coding sequence ATGAAAAAAAACTTAAAGATTTTAGTAATAACAGGAGGCGTGATCTCTGGGATTGGTAAAGGAGTTACATCGGCAAGTATTGCAAGGTTGTTTAGATATAATTTTAAAGTTACTCCAATTAAATGTGACGGATATTTAAATACCGATCCCGGGACTATTAATCCTGTTGAGCATGGAGAAGTTTTTGTGCTTGATGATGGGGGAGAGGTTGATATGGACTTTGGTCATTATGAGAGATTTTTAAATCTTAATGCAAAGTCTAGTTGGAACATTACAATGGGCAAAATATACAAAAAGATACTTGAAAATGAGCGAGAGGGTAAATATTTGGGAAGAACAGTTCAGCTTATTCCTCATGTTACTGATGAGATCAAGTCTGCAATTTTTCAGATTGCAAGTTTTGAGAATAGTGATATGTTAATAATTGAAATTGGTGGAACTGTAGGAGATATGGAGAATATTTTATTTATTGAGACAGTAAGACAAATAAGACATGAAATTGGAAGTAGCAATATTTCTTTTATTCATTTAACCTATGTGCCAAGTCCAACTGGAATTAATGAACAAAAATCTAAACCTACTCAACAGAGTGTTAAAACTTTAAATAAAGCAGGCATTTTTCCCGATTTGATTATTGCTAGAAGCTCTCAAGTATTAACAGACCAAATCAGAAAAAAAGTGGCAATGTTTTGTAATGTTGAGAGCACTTCTATTATTGATAATGTTGATGTTTCTACTATTTATGAAATTCCTATATCTTTTTATAAGCAAGGTGTACATGAGATTTTAAGTTCTAAGTTAAATATTAAGGTTGATCCTAAAATAGAAGAGCTTTCAAAGCTTGTAGAAGTTATAAAATCTAATTTTTTTATGCCTAAAAAAATTATTAATATTGCTATTTGTGGTAAATATGCCAAACTTGACGATTCTTATGCGTCAATTAGAGAGTCTTTAGTCCATGTTGCAGCCAATTTGGATTTACTTATTAAAAGCACACTAATTGATTCTAATGATTTAAATGAAAACTGTTTAAAAGGGTTTGACGGCATTATTGTTCCTGGTGGTTTTGGGGGTAGAGGGTATGAAGGTAAAATTATTGCTATTAAATATGCTCGTGAGAACAATATTCCCTTTCTTGGAATTTGTCTTGGTTTGCAGCTTGCTATAATAGAATTCGCTCGTAATGTTTGTGGGATACTTGATGCTGATACAGAGGAAAATTTAGAAAAAGATAAGCCTTTAAAAAATCCTGTTATTCATTTACTTCCCGAGCAAAAGGGAATTAAAGATAAAGGTGCTACAATGAGACTTGGAGGATATCCTGTGATTCTTAAAAAGAATACAATGGCTTTTAAGCTTTATGGCCAAGACAGGATAATTGAAAGATTTAGGCATAGGTATGAAGTTAATAATGATTATATAGATTTATTTGAAAAAAATGGACTTGTAGTATCTGGCTTTTCAAGTGATTTTAAAATAGCAAAATTAATAGAAATTCCTAAAAATAAATTTTTTCTAGCTTGTCAATTTCATCCAGAACTTATTACAAGAATAGAAAATCCAGCTAAACTTTTTTTAGGGCTAATTAAAGCTTGTATTTGA
- a CDS encoding DUF1761 domain-containing protein produces MLVKFMFSNINLILILSMTLFKILLEIIYRKILLKKIIYNATTSNAKNKQYKIIIIVILTFSHLLQSFLISALINLFNNLITLTNNSLGNLTNLNYNILSAILISSITWLAFSLPKVINDIIYEKRPFNLTIANAFFDFLIIILLTIFSKLFLSYKILQFENTTNINFENLPTH; encoded by the coding sequence ATGTTGGTCAAATTTATGTTCTCAAATATTAATCTAATATTAATATTAAGCATGACTTTATTTAAAATATTATTAGAAATAATATACCGAAAAATATTGCTGAAAAAAATAATTTACAATGCCACTACATCAAACGCTAAAAACAAACAATATAAAATAATTATTATTGTGATTTTAACTTTCAGTCATTTATTGCAAAGTTTTTTAATCAGTGCTCTTATCAATTTATTCAACAATTTAATAACCCTAACTAATAACTCTCTAGGAAACCTAACAAACTTAAATTACAACATATTATCTGCAATACTAATATCTAGCATAACTTGGCTTGCATTTAGTTTGCCCAAAGTAATAAACGATATAATCTATGAAAAAAGACCGTTTAACTTGACAATAGCCAATGCTTTTTTTGACTTTTTAATAATAATATTGCTAACCATATTTTCTAAATTATTTTTAAGTTACAAAATATTGCAATTTGAGAACACTACAAACATTAACTTTGAAAACCTGCCTACTCACTAA
- a CDS encoding methyl-accepting chemotaxis protein codes for MKKFSFFKKKKEKVLDSTLLNIVDNDKKDLSTYEYKAPVKEMLKGFYHTKASIATLKVGFESLQRILFSGIEDFDNIFSVLVKITNNARDQISDIFSDLGKNNKEKLNQISSVIVGIQGSLETISNFLGATNMISLNAKLEAARAKEYGKGFSVVADEIKRLSDQAKGVMNMISVKEIEEVSKDLISHNLKDLQIDIDKFFAEILEQLNYLESIFKRFSRSQEEFSSLLENLDSIDANMAYYSRNCDSLISSDTFMLSNDEFLKELEFIISEQFSWINNLRLIVEEQKSVYIQTDASKHGFGLFYKGLSPKNDAVKQLWEEVYIPYLNINKFAAEILIVFRMENLSDSGLRQAKDFLSQAESLSEEIVRKLEHIKKMAIELDNQGISIFS; via the coding sequence ATGAAAAAATTTTCGTTTTTTAAAAAAAAGAAAGAAAAAGTTTTGGATTCAACCCTTTTAAATATTGTCGATAATGACAAAAAAGATTTGAGTACTTATGAATATAAAGCCCCTGTTAAGGAAATGCTCAAGGGATTTTATCATACCAAAGCTTCCATTGCTACTTTAAAAGTAGGATTTGAGTCATTGCAAAGAATTTTGTTTTCTGGAATAGAAGATTTTGACAATATATTTTCTGTTCTTGTTAAGATTACAAATAATGCTCGTGATCAGATAAGCGATATTTTTAGTGATCTTGGCAAAAATAACAAGGAAAAACTAAATCAAATATCTTCTGTTATTGTTGGAATTCAGGGAAGCTTAGAAACAATAAGTAATTTTTTGGGTGCTACCAATATGATTTCTCTTAATGCAAAGCTTGAGGCAGCAAGAGCTAAAGAATATGGTAAAGGATTTTCCGTTGTTGCAGATGAGATTAAGCGACTTTCTGATCAGGCAAAAGGTGTTATGAATATGATTTCTGTAAAGGAAATTGAGGAGGTTTCTAAAGATTTAATTTCTCATAACCTTAAGGATTTGCAGATTGATATTGATAAGTTCTTTGCTGAGATTCTTGAACAGCTTAATTATCTTGAGAGCATATTTAAACGCTTTTCAAGAAGTCAAGAGGAATTTTCTTCTTTGCTTGAAAATCTTGATAGCATAGATGCTAATATGGCTTATTATTCAAGGAACTGTGATTCTTTGATTAGTTCTGATACTTTTATGCTTTCTAATGATGAATTTTTAAAAGAGTTAGAATTTATTATCTCAGAACAATTTTCTTGGATTAATAATTTGAGATTAATTGTTGAAGAACAAAAGTCAGTATATATTCAAACGGATGCTTCCAAGCATGGGTTTGGATTGTTTTATAAAGGATTATCCCCTAAAAATGATGCTGTTAAGCAGTTGTGGGAAGAAGTATATATTCCTTATTTAAATATTAATAAGTTTGCAGCTGAAATTTTAATTGTATTTAGGATGGAGAATCTCAGTGATAGTGGTTTAAGGCAAGCTAAAGATTTTTTGTCTCAAGCCGAGAGTTTATCTGAAGAAATTGTCAGAAAACTTGAGCATATTAAAAAAATGGCAATTGAATTGGATAATCAAGGAATTAGTATTTTTTCTTGA